A section of the Lepidochelys kempii isolate rLepKem1 chromosome 4, rLepKem1.hap2, whole genome shotgun sequence genome encodes:
- the NKX6-1 gene encoding homeobox protein Nkx-6.1: MLAVGQMDGSPRQSAFLLGSPPLAALHSMAEMKTPLYPAYPLPAGPASSSASSSASASPSPPLGSPNPAGLKPPALASPPQQLSAATPHGINDILSRPSVPLAGAALASASPSGSSSSPAGLLAGLPRFSSLSPPPPPPGLYFSPSAAAVAVGRYPKPLAELPGRTPIFWPGVMQSPPWRDARLACTPHQGSILLDKDGKRKHTRPTFSGQQIFALEKTFEQTKYLAGPERARLAYSLGMTESQVKVWFQNRRTKWRKKHAAEMATAKKKQDSETERLKGASENEEEDDDYNKPLDPNSDDEKITQLLKKHKSSSSSLLLHTSENESSS; the protein is encoded by the exons ATGCTGGCGGTGGGGCAGATGGACGGCAGCCCCCGGCAGAGCGCCTTCCTGCTCGGCAGCCCGCCCCTGGCCGCCCTGCACAGCATGGCCGAGATGAAGACCCCGCTGTACCCGGCGTACCCGCTGCCCGCCGGGCCGgcctcctcctccgcctcctcctccgcCTCGGCCTCCCCGTCCCCGCCGCTGGGCTCCCCCAACCCGGCCGGCCTCAAGCCGCCGGCCCTGGCCAGCCCCCCGCAGCAGCTCTCGGCCGCCACCCCGCACGGCATCAACGACATCCTGAGCCGGCCCTCCGTGCCCCTGGCCGGGGCCGCCCTGGCCTCCGCGTCGCCCTCCGGCTCCTCCTCGTCCCCCGCCGGCCTCCTGGCCGGCCTGCCCCGCTTCAGCAGCCTcagccccccgccgccgccccccgggCTCTACTTCAGCCCCAGCGCCGCCGCCGTGGCCGTGGGCCGCTACCCCAAGCCCCTGGCCGAGCTGCCCGGCAGGACCCCGATCTTCTGGCCCGGGGTGATGCAGAGTCCGCCCTGGAGAGACGCGCGCCTCGCCTGCACCCCCC ATCAAGGTTCAATTTTGCTGGATAAAGACGGAAAGAGAAAACATACAAGACCCACTTTTTCTGGCCAGCAGATTTTCGCCCTGGAAAAGACTTTTGAGCAGACCAAATATTTAGCAGGACCAGAGAGAGCCAGGCTAGCCTATTCACTGGGGATGACAGAGAGTCAAGTCAAG GTTTGGTTCCAGAACCGGCGCACCAAGTGGCGGAAGAAGCACGCGGCCGAGATGGCCACGGCTAAGAAGAAGCAGGACTCGGAGACCGAGAGGCTGAAGGGGGCCTCGGAGAACGAGGAGGAGGACGATGACTACAACAAGCCTCTGGACCCTAACTCGGACGACGAGAAAATCACCCAGCTGCTGAAGAAACACAAGTcgagcagcagcagcttgctcCTGCACACATCTGAGAACGAGAGTTCCTCTTAA